From a single Bacillus pseudomycoides DSM 12442 genomic region:
- a CDS encoding GNAT family N-acetyltransferase has product MNIHKLTEAEAKEINTWQYEELYSLYSFSGSEETIEELLDGTYYGCCNEHGELIGYFCFGENAQVPGGRNAKLYVGEDTVDIGLGMKPELTGRGLGKAFLQAGINLAEEQIQPDRLRLSVAGFNKRAIRLYQQVGFVAEKTFDDRGREFILMTYSCRKKRN; this is encoded by the coding sequence ATGAATATACACAAACTAACAGAGGCAGAAGCAAAAGAAATCAATACATGGCAGTATGAGGAACTATATTCGTTATACAGCTTTTCAGGCAGTGAAGAGACAATAGAAGAACTATTAGATGGTACATATTATGGCTGTTGTAATGAACATGGAGAATTAATAGGTTATTTTTGTTTTGGTGAAAACGCACAAGTGCCAGGGGGAAGAAATGCGAAGTTATACGTGGGAGAAGATACTGTAGATATTGGGCTTGGAATGAAGCCAGAGCTAACGGGGCGGGGGCTGGGGAAAGCCTTTTTGCAAGCTGGAATAAATTTGGCGGAAGAGCAAATCCAACCGGATAGACTTCGTTTAAGTGTTGCAGGTTTTAATAAACGGGCAATAAGGCTATATCAACAGGTAGGTTTTGTAGCAGAAAAAACTTTTGATGATAGAGGAAGAGAGTTTATTTTGATGACATATTCCTGTAGGAAGAAGAGAAACTGA
- a CDS encoding TerD family protein: MPLQLCKGQKVDLTKTNPTLTHIKIGLGWDLPTNSNSHAFDLDAAAFLLDANGSLTTTDHIIFYKQQSALQDAITLSSDNRTGAGSGDDEEISISLSKLPSHIERIIFTITIHEAQTRLQTFGQIAHSYVRILNSANNDEMFRYNLKEQFSSETALIACEVYRYKGEWKFGAIGRGVQGGLIELSKQLGLSHTPPDFFAKTTAAPSPISKSINLSKIELKKSGDTINLQKTDKPLGEIAVNLNWGKQSTPKQKGFFSSLTANSSPQIDLDLGCLFEFKDGWKGVVQPLGNIFGSFYNEPYIHLDQDDRTGASNKGENLRINGDMIHEIKRILIFSYIYEGVANWSQVDGIVTLKQENGPDIIVKMDEHRNGFNTCAIAMLENVNDETFKVQRLVNYFRGHLEMDRHYKWNMNWVAGSK; encoded by the coding sequence ATGCCCCTACAGTTATGTAAAGGACAAAAGGTAGATTTAACAAAAACAAATCCTACATTAACTCATATAAAAATAGGTCTCGGCTGGGATCTTCCTACAAATTCAAATTCACATGCATTCGATTTAGATGCTGCTGCTTTCTTATTAGATGCAAATGGAAGCTTAACAACAACAGACCATATTATATTTTATAAACAGCAATCTGCTTTACAAGATGCGATTACACTTTCATCAGACAATCGTACAGGAGCAGGATCTGGCGATGACGAGGAAATTTCCATCTCCCTTTCCAAACTCCCATCTCATATTGAACGTATTATTTTCACTATTACGATTCACGAAGCACAAACTCGTCTGCAAACATTTGGACAAATAGCTCACTCTTACGTCCGCATTCTAAACTCCGCAAACAATGACGAAATGTTCCGCTATAATCTAAAAGAACAATTCTCATCCGAAACTGCACTAATCGCCTGTGAAGTCTATCGTTACAAAGGAGAATGGAAATTTGGTGCCATCGGTCGCGGTGTGCAAGGCGGACTTATCGAACTTTCTAAACAATTGGGTTTATCCCATACACCACCTGATTTTTTTGCAAAGACAACCGCTGCACCTTCTCCTATTTCAAAAAGTATTAACCTTTCTAAAATTGAGTTAAAGAAATCTGGAGATACGATCAACTTACAAAAAACGGACAAGCCTCTTGGCGAAATTGCAGTGAACTTAAACTGGGGTAAACAAAGTACACCAAAACAAAAAGGATTTTTTTCATCCTTAACTGCAAATAGCTCCCCTCAAATAGATTTAGATTTAGGCTGTTTGTTTGAATTTAAAGATGGTTGGAAAGGTGTTGTACAACCACTTGGAAATATATTTGGTTCATTTTATAACGAGCCTTACATTCATTTAGATCAAGACGATCGCACAGGTGCTTCAAATAAAGGAGAAAATTTACGTATTAACGGAGACATGATTCATGAAATAAAAAGAATATTAATTTTCTCTTATATTTATGAAGGTGTAGCTAACTGGTCACAGGTTGATGGTATTGTCACATTAAAACAGGAAAATGGCCCAGATATTATTGTAAAAATGGATGAGCACCGTAACGGTTTCAACACATGTGCAATTGCAATGCTCGAAAATGTAAATGATGAGACATTCAAAGTACAAAGGCTTGTGAACTATTTTAGAGGGCACCTAGAAATGGATCGGCATTACAAATGGAACATGAACTGGGTCGCAGGTTCAAAATAA
- a CDS encoding HpcH/HpaI aldolase/citrate lyase family protein: MKHFSYLSSEEKKKLFYQEPITFSKDITKEQLAYALGATLYTPGTKDTIAVDIAAKKHEGATSIVLCLEDSISDGDVKLAEQNVVIQMQLLAHMIDANRLLPSDVPLLFIRIREPKQMRSLIHELGSAVHCMSGFVFPKFTPANGMSYIHELQDINETYSLSLYGMPILESPEIIYKETRIDTLLAIKAILDSYRAFILNVRIGATDFSGIFGIRRNKDTTIYDIAVIRDCISDIINIFSRKADEYVISGPVWEYFGNRQRVLKPQLRQTPFRKSFGSAGVTMREEMLHRYEDGLIHEVLLDQANGLIGKTVIHPSHIKLVQALHVVTLEDYLDAKAVFEAAQTYNGVMKSSFSNKMNEVKPHYNWARKTLLKSNIYGVLHEQQTFFDLLTEKSKQNVHVPHFK; this comes from the coding sequence TTGAAGCATTTTTCCTATCTGTCTTCTGAAGAAAAGAAAAAACTTTTCTATCAAGAGCCAATAACCTTTTCCAAAGATATCACAAAAGAACAATTGGCTTACGCATTAGGTGCTACTCTATACACACCTGGTACAAAGGATACAATCGCAGTGGATATTGCCGCGAAAAAGCACGAAGGTGCTACATCAATCGTACTTTGTTTAGAAGATTCCATTAGTGATGGAGATGTGAAACTTGCCGAGCAAAATGTCGTCATACAAATGCAACTACTGGCTCATATGATTGATGCAAACAGGCTTCTTCCATCAGACGTGCCACTTCTCTTTATCCGGATTCGTGAACCGAAACAGATGCGTTCACTCATTCATGAACTAGGTAGCGCCGTTCATTGTATGAGCGGTTTTGTCTTTCCTAAATTCACACCTGCGAACGGAATGTCTTACATTCATGAACTACAGGATATAAACGAAACATATTCACTTTCACTTTACGGGATGCCTATTTTAGAGTCTCCTGAAATTATTTATAAAGAAACTCGTATTGATACGTTACTAGCAATTAAAGCAATCCTAGATTCTTATCGCGCTTTCATTTTGAACGTACGAATTGGTGCCACCGACTTTTCTGGCATATTTGGCATTCGCCGAAATAAAGATACGACAATCTATGATATTGCTGTTATTCGTGATTGTATTTCTGATATTATTAATATTTTTTCTAGAAAGGCAGATGAATACGTTATATCTGGTCCTGTGTGGGAGTACTTCGGAAACAGGCAGCGCGTACTAAAACCACAGCTTCGGCAAACACCGTTCCGTAAATCATTCGGAAGCGCTGGAGTAACAATGCGTGAGGAAATGCTTCATCGTTATGAGGACGGGCTCATTCATGAAGTATTGCTCGATCAAGCAAATGGATTAATTGGAAAAACGGTCATTCACCCTTCTCACATTAAACTCGTACAAGCCTTGCACGTTGTAACACTAGAAGATTATTTAGATGCAAAAGCTGTTTTTGAAGCTGCTCAGACGTATAACGGCGTTATGAAAAGCAGCTTTTCTAACAAAATGAATGAAGTGAAGCCACATTATAATTGGGCGCGTAAAACACTTCTGAAATCTAATATTTATGGGGTGCTACATGAACAACAAACTTTCTTCGATCTCCTTACCGAAAAGTCAAAACAAAACGTACACGTACCACATTTTAAATAA
- a CDS encoding phosphoribosyltransferase family protein — MNNKLSSISLPKSQNKTYTYHILNKITVHIDVLHNPYLLLPDQLFQMAARMNKRRGFLFVSTILGKHLPVLPAISLAGGCALAARYMEVLHRTNHPYQKEILNLISSKDSTNNELEAILQYQFPLEKEVLFIGFAETATALGHSMFQCFQNAKYVHTTREMISQIDPIITFEEEHSHATSHRCYVDKSYFQNEQPIVLVDDEMTTGKTALNIIRSIQEKFPRKEYIIASLLDWRSDAHRKQFTELEQELDITIHVISLLSGSIDVIGSPVTTSSSHDETVYKSIESKIEKHMISCPILPYTSINHDVSYINYTGRFGISSDDQKCIHSFAKKIGHDLRENRKGQQTLCLGTGEFMYLPMRIAAEMGENISYQSTTRSPIHPYAGDVQYAIHSRFSYESPEDKVVTSYFYNIQPGDYDEVFLFIERDLQEDAFHSLLTQLQTVIPLIHIVSFKSLVESEGEEI; from the coding sequence ATGAACAACAAACTTTCTTCGATCTCCTTACCGAAAAGTCAAAACAAAACGTACACGTACCACATTTTAAATAAAATAACAGTTCATATAGATGTGCTACATAATCCATATTTGTTATTACCAGATCAACTATTTCAAATGGCCGCAAGAATGAATAAGAGGCGCGGCTTTTTATTTGTGAGTACCATTTTAGGAAAACATCTTCCTGTTCTACCTGCAATCTCTTTAGCTGGAGGCTGTGCTCTTGCTGCAAGATATATGGAAGTGCTACATCGTACAAATCATCCATATCAAAAAGAAATTCTTAACCTGATTTCTTCTAAAGACAGTACCAATAATGAGCTAGAGGCAATTCTCCAGTATCAATTCCCTCTAGAAAAAGAAGTATTATTTATCGGATTTGCAGAAACAGCTACCGCATTAGGCCACTCGATGTTTCAATGTTTTCAAAATGCAAAATATGTTCATACAACAAGGGAGATGATCTCACAAATCGATCCTATCATTACATTCGAAGAGGAACATTCTCACGCGACATCACATCGTTGCTATGTGGACAAAAGCTATTTTCAAAATGAACAGCCCATCGTCCTTGTGGATGATGAAATGACAACAGGAAAAACCGCACTTAATATCATTCGATCTATTCAAGAAAAGTTTCCAAGAAAAGAATATATTATTGCTTCTTTATTAGATTGGCGCTCAGATGCGCATCGAAAACAATTTACAGAACTCGAGCAAGAACTTGATATTACGATTCATGTGATTTCTCTATTAAGCGGTTCAATCGACGTAATTGGTAGTCCTGTTACTACTTCTTCTTCACATGATGAGACAGTTTATAAATCAATAGAGTCTAAGATAGAAAAACATATGATTTCATGTCCTATTTTACCTTATACATCTATAAACCATGATGTCAGTTACATAAACTACACAGGACGTTTTGGCATTTCATCCGATGATCAAAAGTGTATCCACTCTTTTGCTAAAAAGATTGGTCATGATTTAAGGGAAAATCGAAAAGGTCAACAGACACTCTGCTTAGGAACTGGCGAGTTTATGTATCTTCCAATGCGAATCGCAGCTGAAATGGGAGAAAACATTTCCTATCAATCAACAACACGAAGTCCTATTCATCCTTACGCGGGTGATGTACAATACGCTATTCATAGTCGTTTTTCCTATGAAAGCCCTGAAGATAAAGTAGTTACAAGTTATTTTTATAATATCCAGCCTGGGGACTACGATGAAGTCTTTCTTTTTATAGAGCGTGATTTACAGGAAGATGCTTTCCATTCCCTTCTTACACAATTACAAACAGTTATTCCACTCATTCATATCGTTTCATTTAAAAGTTTAGTAGAAAGTGAGGGTGAAGAAATATGA
- a CDS encoding cysteine protease StiP family protein — MTEPKTLQLIGSYAKEDAIFLLKDISDVIEESVTEERERAIQSGTHYSEMLPIEYKPSKPYMDLFFASLEQYKRKLAIAAGIIAEQIIKTKGKKLVLVSLARAGTPIGVLIKRYIRYQYNIDLPHYCISIIRGRGIDENALHYILKHHPNQTIQFIDGWTGKGAIKKELRQSVYTFNEKNHEYISDCMAVLADPGHCTSIYGTREDFLIPSACLNATVSGLISRTVLNETYIGPNDFHGAKYYRERETEDLSNFFIEKITALFPSISADVTTQLEHIIATYTEPSWQGMQDIASIQKHFGIENINLIKPGVGETTRVLLRRVPWKILIQGENNPDLKHILLLAKEKNVPVEIYKDMTYSCCGIIKPLRRTSS; from the coding sequence ATGACCGAGCCCAAAACATTACAGCTTATCGGTAGTTATGCGAAAGAGGATGCTATTTTTCTATTAAAAGATATTAGTGATGTCATAGAAGAAAGCGTAACAGAAGAAAGAGAACGAGCAATTCAATCGGGCACACATTACTCTGAAATGCTTCCAATTGAATATAAACCATCTAAACCTTATATGGATTTATTTTTTGCTTCACTCGAGCAATACAAACGTAAACTAGCCATTGCAGCCGGTATAATAGCCGAGCAAATTATAAAAACGAAAGGAAAGAAGCTTGTTCTTGTTTCACTAGCGAGGGCCGGTACACCAATAGGTGTTTTAATAAAACGATACATTCGCTATCAATATAATATCGACTTGCCGCATTATTGTATTTCCATTATTCGTGGCCGCGGCATCGATGAAAATGCCCTTCATTATATTTTGAAGCACCATCCAAATCAAACCATTCAGTTCATTGATGGCTGGACTGGAAAAGGTGCGATAAAAAAAGAACTACGCCAATCTGTGTATACATTTAACGAAAAGAATCATGAATATATTTCAGACTGCATGGCAGTGCTTGCTGATCCGGGCCATTGTACTTCTATATATGGAACACGAGAAGATTTTCTCATTCCAAGCGCTTGTTTAAACGCGACCGTATCAGGGTTAATCAGCCGCACTGTTTTAAATGAAACTTATATTGGTCCAAATGATTTCCACGGCGCCAAATATTATCGAGAACGAGAAACAGAAGATTTATCTAACTTCTTTATTGAAAAAATCACAGCGTTATTCCCTTCCATTAGCGCTGACGTAACAACGCAACTAGAACACATTATTGCTACCTATACAGAACCATCTTGGCAAGGTATGCAAGACATCGCCTCTATTCAAAAGCATTTTGGAATAGAAAATATAAACTTAATTAAACCAGGAGTTGGAGAAACAACGCGTGTTTTACTAAGACGAGTACCATGGAAAATTTTAATCCAGGGCGAAAACAATCCAGATTTAAAGCACATTTTACTTTTAGCAAAAGAAAAAAATGTGCCAGTAGAAATCTATAAAGATATGACGTATTCGTGCTGCGGCATAATTAAACCTCTAAGGAGGACGTCTTCATGA